A window of the Pelorhabdus rhamnosifermentans genome harbors these coding sequences:
- a CDS encoding tripartite tricarboxylate transporter substrate binding protein produces the protein MQSSTVIKPKVEKYPDKPITLIVPWSVGTAADLTARILEKSALKDLGQPLTIVNKPGGTTTIGLNELASSNPDGYTIGLSTSELFLQPLFVSTKYDYSTALEPLAQITSTPYVMAVQTNQPWQSVDDLISYAKQHPGQLKFGHAGTGSIPHIMGETFTKKTGIIMNQVPFQGSVEVMAALLGGHVQVIFTNPGVIKEQMKNGTVRILAVAGKYRLTGSLFTNIPTFKEQGIDIVYGVKMGIAVPKETPLDVKAKLSEGLKAIINAPEFKKDIENIGLQYEYLGPEESQTQWLVENKELTAAVQETGIVDLIKSQKQ, from the coding sequence ATGCAAAGTTCAACTGTCATTAAGCCTAAGGTTGAAAAATATCCTGATAAACCTATTACTTTAATTGTACCGTGGAGCGTAGGAACGGCTGCAGATTTAACAGCTCGAATTTTAGAAAAATCGGCCTTAAAAGATTTAGGTCAACCATTAACGATTGTTAACAAACCTGGGGGAACAACTACTATTGGTTTGAATGAACTGGCTAGTTCCAACCCTGATGGTTATACGATCGGTCTCTCGACTTCTGAATTATTTTTACAACCCTTATTTGTATCTACGAAATATGATTACTCAACCGCGTTAGAACCCCTAGCGCAAATTACATCTACTCCATACGTCATGGCTGTTCAAACTAACCAACCATGGCAATCTGTTGATGATCTTATTAGTTACGCTAAGCAGCATCCAGGACAATTAAAGTTTGGTCACGCTGGTACTGGTTCAATTCCCCATATTATGGGCGAAACTTTTACTAAGAAAACTGGTATTATTATGAATCAGGTTCCCTTTCAAGGCTCGGTAGAGGTAATGGCTGCCTTATTAGGTGGACATGTTCAAGTTATATTTACAAATCCCGGGGTAATCAAAGAACAAATGAAGAATGGGACAGTCAGAATTTTAGCCGTAGCAGGTAAATATCGCCTGACTGGCTCACTTTTCACAAATATTCCAACATTTAAAGAACAAGGGATAGATATTGTTTATGGTGTCAAAATGGGCATAGCAGTACCCAAAGAAACACCACTCGATGTAAAAGCCAAATTATCTGAAGGATTAAAGGCTATAATTAATGCCCCTGAATTCAAAAAAGATATTGAAAATATAGGTCTACAATATGAATATTTAGGTCCTGAAGAATCACAAACACAATGGTTAGTAGAAAACAAAGAATTAACCGCTGCTGTCCAAGAAACAGGCATTGTAGACTTAATCAAATCTCAAAAACAATAG
- a CDS encoding helix-turn-helix transcriptional regulator — MAKNDNMLAILWMLNSGVKITAKQIAEKLEINIRTVYRYIDSLCASGVPIVSDTGQKGGYSLLNNFIHAPLVFDIEEQKALLHAAVFANEAGYPFSESLNNATQKLKMYSNREQENILNRHLAGFEVINRDIASSVKLILEELERAVANEYSVEIEYRTSHEEQPRSRVIDPYGILYWNNKWYTIGFCHLRNGIRSFRAERILHIKQTQRIFKRPEAFSAREFFLQNLLPDPESKDGMISIIIKGRAEALDDLCIHWFLGHHLKERTSSQATFLLDERAVHAYVPNFLLPYGKAIQVIEPQSLKKKLVSVAAELMEYYQL; from the coding sequence ATGGCAAAAAACGATAATATGCTAGCAATTTTGTGGATGTTAAATTCAGGTGTAAAAATAACTGCAAAGCAAATAGCGGAAAAATTAGAGATAAATATACGAACCGTGTATCGTTATATTGATTCACTCTGCGCAAGTGGAGTACCAATTGTTTCAGATACAGGGCAGAAAGGTGGATATAGTTTACTGAACAATTTTATCCATGCACCTTTGGTTTTCGATATTGAAGAACAAAAAGCGCTGCTTCATGCTGCCGTATTTGCCAACGAAGCGGGATACCCTTTCAGTGAGTCGTTAAACAATGCAACACAAAAATTAAAAATGTATTCAAACCGGGAACAGGAAAACATCCTCAATCGCCACTTAGCCGGTTTCGAAGTGATAAACCGTGATATTGCCTCATCTGTTAAATTGATATTGGAAGAACTGGAGCGAGCTGTAGCAAACGAATATTCTGTAGAAATTGAATACCGTACAAGCCATGAAGAACAACCACGGTCAAGAGTGATTGACCCTTATGGAATTCTCTATTGGAATAATAAATGGTATACGATTGGATTTTGTCATCTTCGAAACGGAATTAGAAGCTTTCGTGCTGAACGGATTTTACATATAAAGCAAACACAAAGGATATTTAAGCGTCCTGAAGCCTTTTCAGCTAGGGAGTTTTTTTTACAAAATCTTTTGCCTGATCCAGAAAGCAAGGATGGAATGATTTCAATAATTATCAAAGGTAGAGCAGAAGCTTTGGACGATCTGTGCATCCATTGGTTTTTAGGTCATCATCTGAAAGAGAGGACTTCGAGTCAAGCGACCTTTTTACTTGACGAAAGAGCAGTCCATGCATATGTACCCAATTTTCTCCTACCCTACGGAAAGGCTATTCAAGTGATTGAGCCGCAGAGTTTGAAGAAAAAACTTGTTTCTGTTGCAGCGGAATTAATGGAATATTATCAATTATAG
- a CDS encoding type 1 glutamine amidotransferase family protein yields MNNTVYLYVFDTMADWEIGYLTAELNSGRYYKKGLAPSKIVTVGIEKTPVTTMGGLKILPDVNLDGCNIENADALILPGGNTWTETIHEPILAKAEQCLMEGLIVAAICGSTVGLARKGLLESSWHTSNDLNYLKMICPNYAGEKYYKQESAVTDGKLITASGIAPLEFSLHVLRALDVFSEKTLDAWYNLYKTHESGYFYELMNSIQ; encoded by the coding sequence ATGAATAATACTGTTTATCTTTATGTGTTTGATACGATGGCAGATTGGGAAATAGGGTATTTAACTGCTGAACTGAACTCAGGTAGATATTATAAGAAAGGATTAGCTCCATCAAAAATTGTTACTGTGGGTATTGAAAAAACTCCTGTCACTACAATGGGAGGCTTGAAAATATTACCGGATGTTAACCTGGACGGGTGCAACATCGAAAATGCAGATGCTTTGATTTTACCTGGCGGTAATACTTGGACAGAAACAATTCATGAACCTATATTGGCAAAGGCAGAGCAGTGTTTAATGGAAGGTCTTATTGTAGCAGCGATTTGTGGCTCTACAGTAGGTCTTGCTAGGAAAGGGTTGCTTGAATCGAGCTGGCATACAAGCAATGACTTAAACTATCTTAAGATGATCTGCCCGAACTATGCAGGAGAAAAGTACTATAAGCAGGAGTCTGCCGTAACTGACGGAAAACTGATAACTGCTTCTGGAATAGCTCCGTTGGAATTTTCCTTACATGTCTTAAGAGCTTTAGATGTATTTTCTGAAAAAACATTAGATGCCTGGTATAATCTTTATAAGACTCATGAATCCGGATATTTTTATGAGTTGATGAATTCAATCCAATAA
- a CDS encoding DUF977 family protein yields MAEVYDYIDFHNQTRSTFDKLRRIDTRDYPEVAVREALLNSLVHREYSFRASTLISIYNDRIEFTSIGGLVSGVTLNDVLMGISVCRNTKLANVFYRLELIEAYGTGMRKIMNAYEGSGKTPQIETSDNAFKIILPNLNAQTEKKQLSDESDSQAEKVMQLARKQGRVTRKEVEKLLSIGQTTSGRLLKKMMKNGQLIQEGKGKTTCYRLFQ; encoded by the coding sequence ATGGCAGAGGTTTATGATTATATCGATTTTCACAATCAGACCCGCTCCACTTTTGATAAGCTGCGGCGTATCGATACCAGGGATTACCCTGAGGTGGCTGTCAGGGAGGCCTTGCTAAATTCCCTTGTACACCGGGAATACTCGTTCAGAGCCAGCACGCTCATCAGTATCTATAACGATAGAATAGAATTTACTTCAATTGGCGGTCTTGTTTCCGGGGTAACATTGAATGACGTGCTGATGGGTATTTCTGTTTGCCGTAACACAAAGCTGGCAAATGTGTTTTATCGTTTGGAACTGATTGAAGCCTACGGAACTGGTATGCGAAAGATTATGAATGCTTATGAAGGAAGCGGAAAGACGCCGCAGATTGAAACATCAGATAATGCTTTTAAGATTATCCTGCCAAATCTCAATGCTCAGACTGAGAAAAAACAGTTAAGCGATGAAAGTGACAGCCAAGCGGAAAAAGTAATGCAGCTGGCCAGAAAACAAGGTAGGGTTACACGGAAGGAAGTTGAAAAGCTGTTAAGTATCGGACAGACAACAAGTGGCCGCCTGTTAAAAAAAATGATGAAAAATGGGCAGCTTATTCAAGAAGGTAAGGGAAAGACCACATGTTACCGGCTTTTTCAATAA
- a CDS encoding helix-turn-helix domain-containing protein, whose amino-acid sequence MDNLDQAEPNYKEIGIRLREVRAKLSQTAFGEPLGYKYGYVRDCEHGKKPSLEYLFKVSNFYNVSLEWLLKGIVLIDDKAQKVEAISDPDLKNMIAILRDLMESDDPDLRGWTKVQFKTAFKEYYAAHDEKKL is encoded by the coding sequence ATGGATAATCTCGACCAAGCTGAACCCAACTATAAAGAAATTGGAATACGATTAAGAGAAGTCCGCGCCAAATTGTCTCAGACAGCATTTGGTGAACCGCTTGGCTATAAGTATGGATATGTAAGAGATTGCGAGCACGGAAAGAAGCCAAGTCTAGAATATTTGTTTAAAGTGTCCAATTTTTATAACGTTTCTTTGGAATGGTTATTAAAAGGAATAGTTCTTATAGACGACAAAGCACAAAAAGTCGAGGCAATTTCTGACCCCGACTTAAAAAATATGATAGCTATATTAAGAGACTTAATGGAAAGCGACGATCCCGATCTACGCGGTTGGACAAAAGTACAGTTCAAGACTGCATTTAAAGAATACTATGCCGCTCACGATGAAAAAAAACTGTAA